The Devosia sp. genome segment ACTTCGTTCCCGTCCGCCTGCCTGGCAGGGCTGCGGGCGAACTGCTCGACGTGCGCATCAGTGGCACCGATCAGCGGGGTCTGGTGGGCGATGTGCTGCGCAAGGCGGCGTAAAGCGAAAGACAAACGATGACCGAAAAGAAACCCGGCTTTTTCCAGCGCCTCTTCGGCACGCCCACGCCCGACCCGGCGCCAGCACCTGCTCCGCCTGAAACCCTGCCCGAAACACAAGTCGAGCCCCGGCCGGTCGAACCAGAGCCGATCGAACCCATGCCAGTGGTCCCGGAAACCGTTCCGCCAGAGCCGGAGCCGGTGCCAGAACCCACGGCTCCGGAGCCCGAGGTCGAGCCGCAACCACAAGACCTGCCGCCGCCCGGTCCACCGGAAACGACCCCCGACTATATCGAGGAGGTCGAGGACAGCCTCGTTCGAGGCCCGGAGGCCACCGCCGCCCCGGCAGCGCCGCGCCAGAGCTGGTTCCAGCGCCTCTCCTCCGGGCTCAAGCGGTCATCGGACAATCTGACGAGTTCGATCACCTCAGTCTTCACCAAGCGCAAGCTCGATGCCGCAACCCTTGACGAGCTTGAGGATGTGCTCATTCAGGCCGATCTGGGTATCGACACGGCCATGGCCATTACCGAAACGCTGCGCCGCGACCGCTTCGAGCGGGACGTCTCGGACGCGGACGTGCGCGCCGTGCTGGCCGCCGAAGTGGCCAGTGTGCTGGCGCCCGTGGCCCGCCCGCTGGATATCGATGCGGGCAAGAAGCCCTTCGTGATCCTCATGATCGGAGTCAACGGCTCCGGCAAGACCACCACCATCGGCAAGCTGGCGCAAAAACTGGCCCGCGAAGGCCGCTCGGTCATGCTCGCCGCCGGCGACACCTTTCGCGCCGCCGCCATCGAACAATTGCAGGTCTGGGGCCAGCGCACCGGTGCGCCTGTGATCGCCCGACCCGCTGGCGCCGACGCGTCCGGCCTGGCTTTCGACGCCGTCACCCAAGCCAGGGCCGAGGGTCGCGATGTGCTCATCATTGATACGGCCGGGCGGTTGCAGAACCGCGATGAGTTGATGAACGAACTCGAAAAGGTCATCCGCGTTATCAAGAAGGTCGACCCCGAGGCGCCGCACGCGACCCTTCTGACCCTCGACGCCACAACCGGGCAGAATGCCATGAAGCAGGTCGAGATCTTCGGCCAGCGCGCCGGGGTCACGGGCCTCGTCATGACCAAGCTCGACGGTACGGCCCGCGGCGGCATTCTCGTCGCCATTGCCAGAAAGTTCGGCCTGCCCGTCCACTTCATCGGCGTCGGCGAGGGCGTGGACGATCTCGAACCCTTTGCCGCTACCGATTTTGCCCGGGCCATTGCCGGCGAGGACTAAAGGCAGCTGCCACCGGCCGCACCATGCCCGCCCTCCAGCCGACAAAATCTAACCATTCTTGACCGCTATCGGGTTGCAACAGGGGCCCGCTGCAGCCACATTGGCCGCAACGCCATGGAAAAACCGATGACCGACAAGACTGCCGAACCCGAAGTCAATTGGGACGAACTGCGCCCCCAGATCATCAAGCTGGCGCTGGAACTGGGGCCATTGGTGGTCTTCTTCGTCATGAACGGGCGTGCCGATATCTTCGCCGCGACCGCCTGGTTCATGGCCGCCATGGTCATCTCGCTCGCCCTGTCCTGGCTGATCCTCAAGAAGATCGCCGTCATGCCCCTGGTGACCGGCGTCGTCGTGCTGGTCTTTGGCGGGCTGACGCTCTGGCTGCAGGACGACACGTTCATCAAGATGAAGCCGACCATCACCAATGTGATGTTCGCCTCCGTGCTTTTGGGCGGGCTGGTATTCGGCCAGTCGCTGCTGAAATATGTCTTTGGCGATGTCTATAAGCTGCGGCCCGAAGGCTGGTGGAAGCTGACCCTCAACTGGGGCCTGTTCTTCGTGGTGCTGGCCGTGCTCAACGAGGTTGTCTGGCGCAATTTTTCGACCGACTTCTGGGTGGCCTTCAAGGTCTGGGGCATCATGCCGCTGACCGTGGTCTTTTCGATGACGCAGGTGCCCCTGCTCAACAAATACGCGCCCATCCCCGATCCGGTCGAGGCACCGCCGGCGGCCACCTGACCGCCGGCGCCGGTTTTTTAACCGAACAAGCCGACCACCAGACCATCGATCAGGCAGACGACCAGCAGATAGCCGCCATTGATCAATGTCAGGTTCCAGCTGCGCCCCTCATAGCGATGATTGAGGATCATCGAGGTGAGGATGAAGCCGAGCCACATATGGGCGCCGAGCAGCAGGCCATTGGCCACATTGGTTTCCCCCATCACCGCCGGCGTCAGCAGGGCGATGAAATAGGCGATGACGAACAGGACGATTGCCGACCAGATGAAGGGCGTAACGTCCTTGCTGTCGATTTCGTCCTTGCTCTTGCCGATGGCGGCCAGCCACGGATTGGCCAGCACCATGTACCACACGGCGCCGAAGGCAAAGCTGCCGACAGTGGCCAGGATCACAGCCAGCCAGTTCACGGCAAAATGAGTCATGATTGTCTCCCCCAAGCGCTGATTTGCGCCCGGCCAGTCTAGCCCCGCAGGCGCCATTCTACCAGCCGCCAGGACGGCCGGGACCGGGTTCCCCGGCTGTCGAGCTGCCGAGCTCTAGTCTAGAGACCGCCCATCTTGCAGAGCAGTTTCCATTCGGCGTCAGACACTTTCGACACCGAGAGCCGGGACAACTTGACCAGTTCAAGCTCTGACAATTCCGGCGTCGCCTTGATCTCGGCCAGGCTTACCGGCCGGGGAAAGGGTTTGACCGACTGTACATCGACGCATTCCCAGACCACTTCGCCCTTGGCATTGAGCTCGGCGGTACTGTCGGGATGGGCCGGGGCCACGATGGTCATGATCCCCACAATGTCCTTGCCGATATTGGAATGATAGAAGAAGGCCTGGTCGCCGACCTCCATGGCCTTCATATTGTTGCGGGCCGCATAGTTGCGCACGCCATGCCATTCCTCGACCTCGCCCTTGCCGGTCTTT includes the following:
- a CDS encoding septation protein A, with amino-acid sequence MEKPMTDKTAEPEVNWDELRPQIIKLALELGPLVVFFVMNGRADIFAATAWFMAAMVISLALSWLILKKIAVMPLVTGVVVLVFGGLTLWLQDDTFIKMKPTITNVMFASVLLGGLVFGQSLLKYVFGDVYKLRPEGWWKLTLNWGLFFVVLAVLNEVVWRNFSTDFWVAFKVWGIMPLTVVFSMTQVPLLNKYAPIPDPVEAPPAAT
- a CDS encoding DUF1761 domain-containing protein gives rise to the protein MTHFAVNWLAVILATVGSFAFGAVWYMVLANPWLAAIGKSKDEIDSKDVTPFIWSAIVLFVIAYFIALLTPAVMGETNVANGLLLGAHMWLGFILTSMILNHRYEGRSWNLTLINGGYLLVVCLIDGLVVGLFG
- the ftsY gene encoding signal recognition particle-docking protein FtsY, with product MTEKKPGFFQRLFGTPTPDPAPAPAPPETLPETQVEPRPVEPEPIEPMPVVPETVPPEPEPVPEPTAPEPEVEPQPQDLPPPGPPETTPDYIEEVEDSLVRGPEATAAPAAPRQSWFQRLSSGLKRSSDNLTSSITSVFTKRKLDAATLDELEDVLIQADLGIDTAMAITETLRRDRFERDVSDADVRAVLAAEVASVLAPVARPLDIDAGKKPFVILMIGVNGSGKTTTIGKLAQKLAREGRSVMLAAGDTFRAAAIEQLQVWGQRTGAPVIARPAGADASGLAFDAVTQARAEGRDVLIIDTAGRLQNRDELMNELEKVIRVIKKVDPEAPHATLLTLDATTGQNAMKQVEIFGQRAGVTGLVMTKLDGTARGGILVAIARKFGLPVHFIGVGEGVDDLEPFAATDFARAIAGED
- a CDS encoding EVE domain-containing protein, coding for MAYWLMKSEPDVFSFDDLVKKTGKGEVEEWHGVRNYAARNNMKAMEVGDQAFFYHSNIGKDIVGIMTIVAPAHPDSTAELNAKGEVVWECVDVQSVKPFPRPVSLAEIKATPELSELELVKLSRLSVSKVSDAEWKLLCKMGGL